A genomic window from Oceanobacillus timonensis includes:
- a CDS encoding LysM peptidoglycan-binding domain-containing protein: MANKKIIFSVTASAAIASALVATDGADAASYKVKSGDSLWKIAQNQGTSVSKLKSLNNLSSDTIFPNQVLTTSGSSSSNSSSSSSSSNSGSNSSSGSTYTVKSGDTLSGIASQHGVSLNNLMKWNNLSTTLIYPGNKLTVSSSGSSSSSNSSSSNSSSGSSSSGSSSSSSSTYTVKSGDSLSKIASQQGTTVSNLKSINNLSSDLIIVGQKLKVNGSSSSNSGSSNSGSNSGSNSGSGSSSSASADYDVDQLISSGKSQQGTPYVWGGTTPSGFDCSGFIYYAYNQAGKDIPRTNVEGYYDRAQTVSSPQKGDLVFFSGTYKSGPSHMGIYVGNNQFMHAGTSTGVTITSLDNPYWSSHFDSYKRFY, translated from the coding sequence ATGGCAAACAAAAAAATCATCTTTTCTGTTACAGCATCTGCAGCGATTGCATCTGCTCTGGTTGCTACAGACGGTGCTGACGCAGCATCCTACAAAGTAAAAAGCGGTGACAGCTTATGGAAAATCGCTCAAAATCAAGGAACTTCCGTATCCAAATTAAAATCGCTTAATAATCTTTCTTCGGATACGATTTTCCCAAATCAAGTATTAACAACATCCGGGTCTTCAAGTTCGAACTCTAGCTCAAGTTCTTCCAGTTCCAATTCTGGCTCAAACAGTTCCAGCGGAAGTACATATACTGTTAAATCCGGAGATACGTTAAGTGGCATCGCTAGCCAACATGGTGTTTCTTTAAACAATTTAATGAAGTGGAATAACTTATCTACAACATTAATTTACCCTGGAAACAAATTAACGGTAAGCAGCAGCGGAAGTTCCAGCAGTTCGAACTCCAGCAGCTCCAATTCAAGTTCTGGTTCCAGCTCTTCTGGCTCAAGCAGTTCTTCATCCAGCACGTATACAGTGAAATCCGGCGACAGCCTTTCTAAAATTGCAAGCCAGCAAGGGACAACTGTATCTAACTTGAAATCTATCAATAATCTATCATCTGATTTAATTATTGTTGGTCAAAAACTAAAAGTGAATGGTTCTAGCAGCTCCAACTCCGGATCTTCTAACAGTGGTTCCAACAGTGGATCAAATAGCGGTTCCGGCAGCAGCTCTTCTGCAAGTGCAGATTATGACGTAGATCAGCTTATCTCCAGCGGTAAAAGTCAACAAGGTACACCGTATGTATGGGGCGGCACAACGCCAAGCGGATTTGATTGCAGCGGTTTTATCTATTATGCTTACAATCAAGCTGGTAAAGACATCCCTCGTACAAACGTAGAAGGATATTATGATCGTGCGCAGACTGTCAGCAGTCCGCAAAAAGGAGATTTAGTATTCTTCTCTGGAACGTATAAATCCGGTCCTTCGCATATGGGAATTTATGTTGGTAATAATCAATTCATGCACGCAGGTACATCTACTGGTGTTACAATCACCTCTTTGGATAACCCTTATTGGAGTTCCCACTTCGACAGCTATAAACGTTTCTATTAA